The following are encoded in a window of Ferribacterium limneticum genomic DNA:
- the amrB gene encoding AmmeMemoRadiSam system protein B, with product MINTRPPAVAGAFYPGDPGLLSNTVDQLLANANAAPDGQPKALIVPHAGYVYSGSTAATAYATLAPWATTIHRVILLGPTHRVGVDGIALPESEAFSTPLGTIRLDAQAIAAIANLPQIVFSDHVHAFEHSLEVHLPFLQRVLEHFTLVPLAVGHASPEAVAEVLDRLWGGPETLIVVSSDLSHFLPYASAQRVDSDTCRHIAQFDTRIHPEQACGAYPINGLLLAAHQRGLTPTLLGLCNSGDTAGDKDRVVGYAAFSFTEADHHV from the coding sequence ATGATCAACACACGTCCTCCCGCCGTCGCCGGCGCCTTCTATCCCGGCGACCCCGGCCTGCTCTCGAACACCGTAGATCAACTGCTCGCCAACGCCAACGCGGCCCCGGACGGCCAGCCCAAGGCGCTGATCGTGCCGCACGCCGGCTACGTCTACTCCGGCTCGACAGCGGCCACGGCCTACGCCACGCTGGCGCCGTGGGCGACGACGATCCATCGGGTGATCCTGCTCGGCCCGACCCACCGGGTTGGCGTAGATGGCATCGCCCTGCCCGAGTCCGAGGCGTTTTCGACGCCGCTCGGCACCATCCGGCTCGACGCCCAGGCCATCGCCGCCATCGCCAACCTGCCGCAGATCGTTTTCAGCGATCACGTCCACGCCTTCGAGCATTCGCTGGAGGTGCACCTGCCCTTCCTGCAGCGCGTGCTCGAGCATTTCACGCTCGTCCCGCTGGCCGTCGGACACGCCTCGCCGGAGGCCGTGGCCGAAGTTCTCGACCGGCTGTGGGGCGGACCGGAAACGCTGATCGTCGTCAGCTCCGACCTCTCGCACTTCCTGCCCTACGCCTCCGCCCAGCGGGTCGATAGCGACACCTGTCGCCATATCGCCCAGTTCGATACCCGCATCCACCCGGAACAAGCCTGCGGTGCCTATCCGATCAACGGCCTGCTGCTCGCCGCCCACCAGCGCGGCCTGACGCCGACACTGCTCGGCCTGTGCAATTCCGGTGATACTGCCGGCGACAAAGACCGCGTCGTCGGTTACGCCGCCTTTTCGTTCACCGAGGCCGACCATCATGTCTGA
- the amrS gene encoding AmmeMemoRadiSam system radical SAM enzyme produces the protein MNPAESLFPGRWWHALPDGRVQCDLCPRDCQLHEGQRGACFVRQMVNGAMQLTTYGRSSGFCLDPVEKKPLNHFYPGSSILSFGTAGCNLACKFCQNWDISKSKDMDRLMDAASPQMIAAAARRYGADAVAYTYNDPVIFAEYAIDTALACREQGIRNVAVTAGYIHPEPARELFAVMDAANVDLKAFTESFYHKLCVGHLQPVLDTLAYIHHETDCWLEITTLLIPGQNDSAPEINELATWVARELGPDVPLHFSAFHPDWKMGDIPPTPPATLIQARRIALDAGLHHVYTGNVHDPEGGTTFCPSCHAALIVRDWYDIQRYDLTPEGRCPYCSTTIAGRFGKVLGRDGKAFGPNRIAVRLSE, from the coding sequence ATGAATCCAGCCGAATCCCTGTTCCCCGGCCGCTGGTGGCACGCTCTGCCCGACGGTCGTGTCCAGTGCGACCTCTGTCCGCGCGACTGCCAGTTGCACGAAGGCCAGCGCGGCGCCTGCTTCGTCCGCCAGATGGTCAATGGCGCCATGCAGTTGACGACCTACGGCCGCTCGTCGGGCTTCTGCCTTGACCCGGTCGAGAAAAAGCCGCTCAACCACTTTTATCCCGGCAGCAGCATCCTTTCCTTCGGCACGGCCGGCTGCAATCTGGCCTGCAAGTTCTGCCAGAACTGGGACATATCGAAGTCGAAGGACATGGACCGCCTGATGGACGCGGCCAGCCCGCAGATGATTGCCGCAGCCGCCCGCCGCTACGGTGCCGACGCGGTGGCCTACACCTACAACGATCCGGTGATCTTCGCCGAGTACGCCATCGACACGGCACTCGCCTGCCGCGAGCAGGGCATCCGCAACGTCGCCGTCACCGCCGGCTACATTCATCCGGAACCGGCCCGCGAGCTGTTCGCCGTCATGGATGCTGCCAATGTCGACCTCAAGGCATTTACCGAGAGTTTTTATCACAAACTCTGCGTTGGCCACCTGCAGCCGGTACTCGACACCTTGGCCTACATCCACCACGAAACCGACTGCTGGCTGGAAATCACCACCCTGCTCATCCCCGGCCAGAACGACAGCGCGCCGGAAATCAATGAACTGGCCACTTGGGTCGCCCGCGAACTCGGGCCGGATGTACCGCTGCATTTCTCCGCCTTCCACCCCGACTGGAAGATGGGTGACATCCCGCCGACGCCGCCAGCGACGCTCATCCAGGCCCGCCGTATCGCGCTCGACGCCGGGCTGCACCACGTTTATACCGGCAACGTGCACGACCCGGAGGGCGGCACCACCTTCTGCCCAAGTTGCCACGCCGCGCTGATCGTCCGCGACTGGTACGACATCCAGCGCTACGACCTGACGCCGGAAGGCCGTTGCCCATACTGCTCGACCACCATCGCCGGCCGCTTCGGCAAAGTGCTCGGCCGAGATGGCAAAGCTTTCGGCCCCAACCGC
- the ispD gene encoding 2-C-methyl-D-erythritol 4-phosphate cytidylyltransferase gives MPRHYAIVPAAGSGSRFGSEKPKQYLDLLGRPLIFHTLKALTACPDIERVWVVLAPDDPWWPRFDWSELGPKLETVRCGGATRAASVSNGLRAAAMVAADDDWILVHDAARPCLSAAMLDALFAELADDPVGGILAVPVADTIKRADAEQRVAATEPRDGLWQAQTPQMFRYGQLEKSLKNEMAVTDEAGAIEAMGLQPKLVRGDATNLKVTYPADLALAAMILRARK, from the coding sequence ATGCCACGCCATTACGCAATCGTTCCCGCTGCCGGCAGCGGTTCCCGCTTCGGTAGCGAGAAGCCCAAACAGTACCTCGACCTGCTCGGTCGCCCGCTGATTTTCCACACCTTGAAGGCTTTGACCGCTTGTCCGGACATCGAACGGGTGTGGGTCGTGCTGGCTCCGGATGACCCGTGGTGGCCGCGCTTCGACTGGAGCGAACTCGGTCCCAAGCTCGAAACCGTACGCTGTGGCGGGGCGACGCGGGCGGCAAGCGTGAGCAACGGCTTGCGCGCGGCGGCCATGGTCGCGGCCGACGACGACTGGATCCTCGTGCACGACGCGGCGCGGCCCTGCCTGTCGGCGGCCATGCTCGATGCGCTGTTTGCCGAGCTGGCCGACGATCCGGTCGGCGGCATCCTCGCCGTGCCGGTCGCCGACACCATCAAGCGGGCCGATGCCGAACAGCGTGTCGCCGCCACCGAGCCGCGCGACGGTTTGTGGCAGGCGCAGACGCCGCAGATGTTTCGCTACGGTCAACTGGAAAAATCGCTCAAAAATGAAATGGCCGTCACCGACGAAGCCGGCGCCATCGAGGCCATGGGCCTCCAGCCGAAGCTGGTGCGCGGCGATGCGACCAATCTGAAAGTCACCTATCCGGCCGACCTCGCCTTGGCCGCGATGATCTTGAGGGCACGCAAATGA
- the ispF gene encoding 2-C-methyl-D-erythritol 2,4-cyclodiphosphate synthase, which yields MNFRVGQGYDVHQLVEGRKLILGGVEIPHTTGLLGHSDADALLHAITDALLGAVGLGDIGRHFPDTDPRYKGADSRVLLRAAVALLAERGWRPVNVDATLIAQQPKLAPHAAAMVANVAADLGIEADCVNIKGKTNERLGYLGREEAIEAQAIALVERVG from the coding sequence ATGAATTTCCGCGTCGGGCAAGGCTACGATGTGCACCAGCTGGTCGAGGGCCGCAAGCTGATTCTCGGCGGCGTTGAAATCCCGCATACGACCGGGCTGCTCGGCCATTCCGATGCCGATGCACTGCTCCACGCCATCACCGACGCGCTGCTCGGCGCCGTCGGGCTCGGCGACATCGGCCGCCATTTTCCCGATACCGATCCGCGCTACAAGGGTGCCGACAGCCGCGTCCTCCTCCGTGCTGCCGTCGCCCTGCTGGCCGAACGCGGCTGGCGGCCGGTCAATGTCGATGCGACGCTGATCGCCCAGCAACCCAAGCTCGCCCCGCACGCTGCCGCGATGGTCGCCAACGTCGCCGCCGACCTCGGCATTGAGGCCGACTGCGTCAATATCAAGGGCAAGACCAACGAGCGCCTCGGCTATCTCGGCCGAGAGGAAGCCATCGAAGCGCAGGCCATCGCGCTGGTCGAACGTGTCGGCTGA
- the ompR gene encoding osmolarity response regulator transcription factor OmpR: MNEQQHQHILVVDDDARLRDLLTRYLGEQGFEVKAAADGQQMDKLRARDHFHLIVLDLMMPGEDGLTICRRLRGQGDRTPIIMLTAKGDEIDRIVGLEMGADDYLPKPFNPRELLARIHAVLRRQGSRPPGAPEDDQEKITFGNIEVDLAARTLTRGDELQSLTTGEFAVLKVLLQHPRQPLSRDKLMTLARGREQGPFDRAIDVQVSRLRKLIEADPAQPRYLQTVWGFGYVFVPDGAAKE, encoded by the coding sequence ATGAACGAACAACAACACCAACATATCCTTGTCGTCGATGACGACGCCCGCCTGCGCGACCTGCTCACACGCTACCTCGGCGAGCAGGGCTTCGAGGTCAAGGCTGCCGCCGACGGCCAGCAGATGGACAAACTGCGTGCCCGCGACCATTTCCATCTGATCGTCCTCGACCTCATGATGCCCGGTGAAGATGGCCTGACCATCTGCCGCCGCCTGCGCGGCCAGGGAGACCGGACGCCGATCATCATGCTGACCGCCAAGGGCGACGAGATCGACCGCATCGTCGGCCTCGAAATGGGCGCCGACGACTACCTGCCCAAACCCTTCAACCCGCGCGAACTGCTCGCCCGCATTCACGCCGTTCTGCGCCGCCAGGGCAGCCGCCCGCCCGGTGCGCCTGAAGACGACCAGGAAAAGATCACCTTCGGCAACATCGAAGTCGATCTCGCCGCCCGCACGTTGACCCGCGGCGATGAACTGCAATCCCTGACCACCGGCGAATTCGCTGTCCTCAAGGTGCTGCTCCAGCATCCACGCCAGCCGCTGTCGCGCGACAAGCTGATGACCCTGGCCCGCGGCCGCGAACAAGGGCCCTTCGACCGCGCCATCGACGTCCAGGTGTCGCGCCTGCGCAAACTCATCGAAGCCGACCCGGCCCAGCCACGTTACCTGCAGACGGTGTGGGGTTTCGGCTACGTCTTCGTGCCGGACGGCGCCGCCAAGGAATAG
- the tsaB gene encoding tRNA (adenosine(37)-N6)-threonylcarbamoyltransferase complex dimerization subunit type 1 TsaB, with protein MLILALETSTELGSCALWRDGVVAERICPTGKSHSETLLPLVRELLAEAGLKVGQLDAIAFGVGPGAFTGLRVACGAAQGLAVATNRPLIPVTSLETMAALAGAERVLALLDARMGEVYSGSYQLIDGAYRLLGDIRVSAPDAVALPAEPGWVACGNAIAAYPALAERLSAAGIATQADILPSAAAVARLAAPRVTRGESIDAALAVPLYIRDKVAKTVAERLSEGGRA; from the coding sequence ATGCTGATCCTTGCTCTCGAAACCTCAACTGAACTTGGCTCCTGCGCGCTTTGGCGCGATGGCGTGGTGGCCGAACGCATCTGCCCGACGGGCAAGTCTCATTCCGAAACTCTGTTGCCGCTGGTCCGCGAACTGCTGGCCGAAGCTGGCCTGAAGGTCGGGCAACTCGATGCGATCGCCTTCGGTGTCGGCCCCGGCGCCTTTACCGGTTTACGCGTTGCTTGTGGCGCGGCGCAGGGGCTGGCGGTGGCGACCAATCGGCCGCTGATCCCGGTGACCAGTCTCGAAACGATGGCGGCACTGGCCGGCGCCGAGCGCGTGCTGGCGCTGCTCGATGCGCGGATGGGCGAGGTGTATTCGGGAAGCTATCAACTGATCGACGGGGCTTATCGCCTGCTTGGCGATATTCGCGTTTCGGCGCCGGATGCCGTCGCCCTGCCCGCCGAGCCGGGCTGGGTCGCCTGCGGCAATGCCATTGCTGCTTACCCGGCTCTGGCTGAGCGCCTGAGCGCCGCCGGTATTGCCACGCAAGCTGACATCTTGCCGAGTGCTGCGGCCGTAGCCCGACTGGCGGCACCGCGCGTTACCCGGGGCGAAAGCATCGATGCCGCGCTGGCCGTGCCGCTTTACATTCGCGACAAGGTCGCCAAGACGGTGGCCGAACGACTCAGCGAAGGCGGGCGGGCTTGA
- a CDS encoding ATP-binding protein codes for MPRTLLARTFLLLAMLVLLTTAGWLSLFRYIDAEPRARETAQLAASAVNLIRASLFAAAPDKRLGLFTEFSTREGIRLLPAEPEDKIEAMPDSRFFRLLQRELTSRLGEHTRIAASVDGVSGFWVSFRLDDADDEEYWLVLPRDRAARDFASHWLAWGLLAVVLALAVAWLIASRISRPLKAMAKSAETVGRGEKPAPLPEDGAEELSRLAVAFNTMAADLERHEKDRSEVLAGISHDLRTPLTRLRLEAEMSVTDSARQAVVADIEQMEAVISQFMDYARTESGEAGVATDLGALLSDLAERQRCVGHELTTAIQALPETVLRPKAITRAVTNLIDNAVKYGGGQITLTAAAVNGEIQVEISDRGPGIPPTEIERLKRPFTRLESARTDTTGTGLGLAIVERIARLHDGRLDLLPNPGGGLLVRLVLPIRR; via the coding sequence ATGCCGCGCACGCTGCTGGCGCGCACCTTTCTGCTGCTGGCCATGCTGGTGCTGCTGACCACGGCGGGCTGGCTCAGCCTGTTTCGCTACATTGATGCCGAACCACGGGCACGGGAAACTGCCCAACTGGCGGCGTCTGCCGTCAACCTGATCCGCGCCTCGCTGTTTGCCGCGGCGCCGGACAAGCGTCTCGGTCTGTTCACCGAATTCTCGACGCGCGAAGGCATTCGTCTGCTGCCGGCCGAACCGGAAGACAAGATCGAGGCGATGCCCGATTCGCGCTTTTTCCGGCTCCTGCAGCGCGAGCTGACAAGTCGCCTGGGCGAGCACACGCGGATTGCCGCCAGCGTCGATGGCGTTTCCGGCTTCTGGGTCAGTTTCCGCCTCGACGATGCCGATGATGAAGAATACTGGCTGGTCCTGCCCCGCGACCGTGCCGCCCGCGACTTCGCCAGCCACTGGCTGGCCTGGGGTCTGCTCGCTGTAGTCCTGGCCCTGGCGGTCGCCTGGCTGATCGCCTCGCGCATCAGCCGGCCGCTCAAGGCCATGGCGAAATCGGCCGAGACGGTCGGTCGCGGCGAGAAGCCGGCGCCGCTGCCCGAGGATGGCGCCGAGGAACTGAGTCGGCTGGCCGTTGCCTTCAACACCATGGCAGCCGATCTCGAACGCCATGAAAAGGATAGATCGGAGGTGCTGGCCGGCATCTCGCACGACCTGCGCACCCCTCTGACCCGATTGCGTCTGGAGGCCGAAATGAGTGTCACCGACAGCGCCCGTCAGGCGGTGGTGGCCGACATCGAGCAGATGGAGGCGGTGATTTCCCAGTTTATGGATTACGCCCGGACGGAGTCCGGCGAGGCTGGGGTGGCGACCGATCTTGGCGCCCTGCTCTCCGACCTGGCCGAACGCCAGCGCTGTGTTGGCCACGAGCTGACCACGGCAATCCAAGCCCTGCCCGAAACGGTGCTGCGGCCGAAGGCGATCACTCGTGCCGTCACCAACCTGATCGACAACGCCGTCAAGTACGGTGGCGGCCAAATCACGCTGACTGCTGCTGCGGTCAACGGTGAAATTCAGGTAGAAATCAGCGATCGCGGCCCCGGCATTCCGCCAACCGAGATCGAGCGGCTGAAACGCCCCTTCACCCGGCTCGAGAGCGCCCGCACCGACACCACCGGCACCGGGCTCGGACTGGCCATCGTCGAGCGCATTGCCAGACTGCACGACGGACGGCTCGATCTGCTGCCCAACCCCGGCGGCGGCCTGCTCGTTCGCCTGGTCCTGCCGATCAGGCGCTGA
- the rimI gene encoding ribosomal protein S18-alanine N-acetyltransferase has protein sequence MSALSIPAEFFPMNERDLDAVAALEATLQTFPWSRGNFADSLTAGYSVWVLRVGGELIGFSVVMRVIDEAHLLTIGICKRYQGQGYGARMLRHAMECARLGGASKLFLEVRPSNERAVELYRHFGFRQIGLRKGYYPAVIGREDALIFDKELA, from the coding sequence TTGAGCGCCTTGAGCATTCCGGCGGAGTTTTTCCCGATGAACGAGCGCGACCTCGATGCGGTGGCGGCGCTCGAAGCTACCCTGCAAACCTTTCCGTGGTCGCGCGGCAATTTCGCCGATTCGTTGACGGCCGGCTATAGCGTCTGGGTGCTGCGCGTCGGTGGTGAGCTGATTGGTTTTTCGGTGGTCATGCGCGTCATTGACGAAGCGCATCTGCTCACCATCGGCATCTGCAAGCGTTACCAGGGGCAGGGCTACGGCGCGCGGATGCTGCGCCATGCCATGGAGTGCGCCCGACTGGGGGGCGCGAGCAAACTGTTTCTCGAAGTCCGGCCTTCCAACGAGCGGGCCGTCGAGCTTTATCGCCACTTCGGATTTCGCCAGATCGGCCTGCGCAAAGGCTATTATCCGGCGGTGATCGGGCGCGAGGATGCGCTGATTTTTGACAAGGAATTGGCATGA
- a CDS encoding uracil-DNA glycosylase has translation MSLSREQMLVEMGITPIWVLRDTAPGAPAVEVREEAVAEPEARIPAPVQTPAVAPEPAPVARPASDVARRPMTPVDTLNWPELAKQVADCRACPLCEQRKQAVLGVGDLNPDWLFIGEGPGAEEDVKGEPFVGQAGKLLDAMLASLDIARGNRVYIANAVKCRPPGNRTPEAAEMAACWPYLERQIALLKPKIIVLLGKAAVHAVLHDDKSLASLRGKRYEYAGIPLVVSYHPAYLLRNLPDKAKAWEDLLFARRLLREAAAPELPF, from the coding sequence ATGAGTCTTAGCCGCGAGCAGATGCTGGTCGAGATGGGCATTACGCCGATCTGGGTGTTGCGCGATACGGCGCCAGGCGCGCCGGCAGTCGAGGTGCGCGAGGAGGCCGTGGCCGAACCGGAAGCCCGAATCCCGGCACCGGTACAGACTCCTGCCGTAGCGCCCGAACCCGCCCCGGTAGCCAGACCGGCGTCCGATGTTGCGCGGCGCCCGATGACGCCGGTCGATACGCTGAACTGGCCGGAATTGGCCAAACAGGTAGCCGACTGCCGCGCCTGCCCGCTTTGTGAGCAACGCAAACAGGCCGTGCTCGGTGTCGGCGATCTCAATCCGGACTGGCTGTTCATCGGCGAAGGGCCGGGGGCCGAGGAGGACGTCAAGGGCGAACCGTTCGTCGGCCAGGCCGGCAAGCTGCTCGACGCCATGCTGGCCTCGCTCGATATCGCGCGCGGCAACCGGGTGTATATCGCCAACGCGGTCAAATGCCGGCCTCCCGGCAACCGGACGCCGGAAGCGGCCGAAATGGCCGCCTGCTGGCCGTATCTGGAACGGCAGATCGCGCTCCTCAAGCCGAAGATCATTGTGCTGCTCGGTAAGGCGGCCGTCCATGCCGTGCTGCACGACGACAAGTCGCTGGCCTCGCTGCGCGGCAAGCGTTACGAGTACGCGGGGATTCCGCTGGTGGTGAGCTACCACCCGGCCTATCTGTTACGCAATTTGCCGGACAAGGCGAAGGCCTGGGAAGACCTGCTCTTCGCTCGCCGCTTGCTGCGCGAAGCGGCGGCGCCCGAACTGCCGTTTTAG
- a CDS encoding MgtC/SapB family protein → MTFVVPELAAPVEAFATALGIGLLIGMERERRPDASAGLRTFALVAMLGCLFALLGEKTGGPWLLVTGLLVISGSMVASNFSAQQEEQYRGFTSEAAIIITYGLGAAVWFGYSTLAVMLAITTTVLLYFKAELRQFSERTTPKDINSILQFAVLSLVILPILPSEDFGPYNAINPRQVWYMVVLISGLALSGYLALRIVGARHGAALLGIFGGLASSTATTMMFSRHARDHAHLTHMSAIVILIANVMVMIRLWLVASVVAPGLATPIAIVFACGIVPGVAMSLYGWKVLSDAGPLPMPEVKNPTEMRTAISFGLLYAVVLLASAWLQDIAGSSGLYIVALVSGLTDADASVLSTLRMFNLDKVVSGDAVIAVTLALLANLVFKIGLVVSIGGGKLARHALPGLFAIGGGMAAGLMII, encoded by the coding sequence ATGACCTTCGTGGTCCCGGAACTGGCTGCCCCCGTCGAGGCTTTTGCCACCGCACTCGGCATCGGCCTGCTCATCGGCATGGAACGCGAACGGCGTCCGGACGCCTCGGCCGGCCTGCGCACCTTTGCTTTGGTAGCCATGCTCGGCTGCCTGTTTGCGCTGCTCGGCGAGAAAACCGGCGGTCCCTGGTTGCTGGTGACCGGGCTGCTCGTCATCTCGGGCAGCATGGTCGCCTCGAATTTTTCCGCCCAGCAGGAAGAACAGTATCGCGGCTTCACCTCCGAGGCGGCCATCATCATCACCTATGGCCTGGGCGCCGCCGTCTGGTTCGGCTACTCGACGCTGGCCGTCATGCTGGCCATCACGACCACCGTGCTGCTGTATTTCAAGGCCGAACTGCGCCAGTTCAGCGAACGGACGACGCCCAAGGACATCAACTCCATCCTGCAATTTGCCGTGCTCTCGCTGGTCATCCTGCCCATTTTGCCGAGCGAGGATTTCGGGCCGTACAACGCGATCAACCCGCGCCAGGTCTGGTACATGGTTGTGCTGATCTCCGGCCTCGCGCTCTCTGGCTACCTCGCCTTGCGCATCGTCGGCGCCCGCCATGGCGCGGCGCTGCTCGGCATTTTCGGTGGTCTGGCCTCGTCGACCGCAACCACCATGATGTTCTCCCGCCACGCCCGCGACCACGCCCACCTGACCCACATGTCGGCCATCGTCATCCTGATCGCCAACGTCATGGTGATGATCCGCCTGTGGCTGGTTGCCAGCGTCGTGGCGCCCGGCCTGGCGACGCCGATCGCCATCGTTTTCGCCTGCGGCATCGTGCCCGGCGTGGCAATGTCGCTGTATGGCTGGAAGGTGCTCAGCGACGCCGGCCCGCTGCCCATGCCGGAAGTCAAGAACCCGACCGAAATGCGCACGGCCATTTCCTTCGGCCTGTTATACGCCGTCGTGCTGCTCGCCTCGGCCTGGCTGCAAGACATTGCCGGGAGCAGCGGCCTGTACATCGTCGCCCTGGTGTCGGGCCTGACCGATGCCGACGCCAGCGTCCTGTCCACCTTGCGCATGTTCAACCTGGACAAGGTGGTCAGCGGCGATGCGGTCATTGCCGTCACCTTGGCGCTGCTTGCCAACCTGGTCTTCAAGATCGGGCTGGTTGTCAGCATTGGCGGTGGCAAGCTGGCCCGCCACGCCCTGCCCGGCCTGTTCGCCATCGGCGGCGGCATGGCGGCCGGGCTGATGATAATTTGA
- the thpR gene encoding RNA 2',3'-cyclic phosphodiesterase: MSAERRNQKQAKPATARVFFALWPAPEVAERLGDIAHDSAQSFGGRATRRETIHLTLAFLGNVPEARLPDLSIAAASVGGEPFAINVDQLGFWSHNHLLWAGCRLPSPALDALSSQLRKALARAGFRVGGEGRDFVPHITLVRRVPEATAPSERRPLPSIESFPWRNERFVLVRSTLSALGSSYQIIDEFPLTAGFSA, from the coding sequence GTGTCGGCTGAGCGCCGAAACCAGAAGCAAGCCAAACCGGCCACGGCCAGAGTTTTCTTCGCGCTCTGGCCAGCGCCGGAAGTCGCCGAGCGCCTCGGCGACATCGCCCACGACAGTGCCCAGTCGTTCGGCGGCCGCGCCACCCGCCGCGAGACTATCCACCTGACGCTGGCATTCCTTGGCAACGTTCCGGAAGCGCGTCTGCCTGATCTGTCGATTGCCGCTGCCAGCGTTGGCGGCGAGCCATTTGCCATCAACGTCGACCAGCTCGGCTTCTGGTCGCACAACCATTTGCTGTGGGCTGGATGCAGGCTACCTTCGCCCGCGCTCGACGCGCTTTCCAGCCAGTTGCGCAAGGCCCTGGCGCGGGCCGGATTCAGGGTCGGCGGCGAGGGTCGCGATTTCGTCCCGCACATTACGCTGGTCCGCCGCGTACCGGAGGCTACTGCGCCGTCCGAACGCCGCCCGCTCCCATCGATTGAATCCTTCCCCTGGCGCAACGAACGTTTCGTGCTGGTTCGCTCGACGCTGTCGGCGCTCGGCTCGTCCTACCAGATCATTGACGAATTCCCGTTGACGGCAGGCTTCAGCGCCTGA
- the amrA gene encoding AmmeMemoRadiSam system protein A, translating into MSELGTTLLILARNAIAARLGQAQSPADDCPELHKHGATFVTLTQHGDLRGCIGSLEAWRPLAQDVQENAIAAAFRDTRFEPLTAGELPITRVEVSLLTPAEPIFFTSEADALAQLRPEIDGVIFTAGHRRSTFLPQVWEQLPGPASFMAHLKQKAGLPANYWGSDVHLERYTVKKWKEATP; encoded by the coding sequence ATGTCTGAGCTCGGCACAACCCTGCTGATACTGGCCCGCAATGCCATCGCCGCCCGCCTTGGCCAGGCGCAAAGCCCGGCCGACGACTGCCCGGAATTGCACAAACACGGCGCCACCTTCGTCACGCTGACCCAGCATGGCGACCTGCGCGGCTGCATCGGCAGCCTCGAAGCCTGGCGACCGCTGGCGCAGGACGTTCAGGAAAACGCCATCGCCGCCGCCTTTCGCGACACGCGCTTCGAGCCGCTGACGGCCGGCGAACTGCCGATTACCCGGGTCGAGGTCTCGCTGCTGACGCCGGCCGAGCCGATATTTTTTACCAGCGAGGCTGATGCCCTGGCCCAGCTTCGCCCAGAGATCGACGGCGTGATCTTCACCGCCGGCCATCGCCGTTCGACTTTTCTGCCGCAGGTCTGGGAACAATTGCCCGGTCCGGCCAGCTTCATGGCCCACCTCAAGCAAAAGGCCGGGCTGCCGGCCAATTACTGGGGCTCCGATGTCCACCTCGAACGCTACACAGTCAAGAAATGGAAGGAGGCAACACCATGA
- a CDS encoding type 2 periplasmic-binding domain-containing protein gives MKRLFALSMLLLSLLGSAGGVWAQQGYWRDLPPDERRQLRQQMREHWQQEREIRREEGAPRWRDVPPEDRRRLRDEMREQRAWQEREQRGWGEQRERRGNGRGWRRD, from the coding sequence ATGAAACGCCTTTTCGCCCTTTCCATGTTGCTGCTGAGCCTCCTTGGCTCGGCTGGTGGCGTCTGGGCGCAGCAAGGCTACTGGCGCGATCTGCCGCCGGACGAGCGGCGCCAGTTGCGCCAGCAGATGCGCGAACACTGGCAGCAGGAACGGGAAATTCGCCGCGAGGAAGGTGCACCGCGCTGGCGCGATGTGCCTCCGGAAGACCGCCGCCGTCTGCGCGACGAAATGCGCGAGCAGCGCGCCTGGCAGGAGCGTGAGCAACGCGGTTGGGGCGAGCAACGCGAACGGCGTGGTAACGGTCGAGGCTGGCGCCGAGATTGA